In Jaculus jaculus isolate mJacJac1 chromosome 23, mJacJac1.mat.Y.cur, whole genome shotgun sequence, the following proteins share a genomic window:
- the Tmem52b gene encoding transmembrane protein 52B, whose product MAICVSWNGILLQQQRKYTLVNLGVRIQYQIFGSNCLTTDWVHLWYIWLLVVIGVLLLLCGLTSACFRCCLSRQENGEEGGPPPYEVTVIAFDHDSTLQSTITSLQSVFGPAARRILAVAHSHSSVGQVPSCLDTLPGYEEALGMSRFTVARCGQKAPDLPSVPEEKQLPPTGKGCPGLEPPSQ is encoded by the exons ATGGCGATCTGTGTGTCCTGGAACG GTATCTTGCTACAGCAGCAACGAAAGTACACACTGGTAAATTTAGGAGTTAGAATCCAATACCAGATATTTGGATCTAA TTGCCTTACCACAGACTGGGTACACCTCTGGTACATATG GTTGCTGGTGGTGATCGGAGTGCTACTTCTCCTGTGTGGGCTGACCTCAGCATGCTTCCGCTGCTGCCTGAGCCGGCAGGAAAATGGGGAGGAAGGGGGTCCCCCACCCTACGAAGTGACCGTCATCGCCTTTGACCATGACAGCACTCTCCAGAGCACTATCACAT CCCTGCAGTCTGTGTTTGGCCCCGCAGCTCGGAGGATCCTGGCCGTGGCTCACTCCCACAGCTCCGTGGGCCAGGTGCCCTCCTGTCTGGACACCCTCCCAGGCTATGAGGAAGCGCTGGGCATGAGTCGTTTCACTGTGGCCAGGTGTGGGCAGAAAGCGCCTGACCTACCTTCAGTGCCAGAGGAAAAGCAGCTTCCTCCCACCGGAAAGGGGTGTCCTGGGCTAGAACCCCCTTCTCAGTGA
- the Olr1 gene encoding oxidized low-density lipoprotein receptor 1, translating to LAFLSSPWWFPVAMTLGVICLGLLVTIIVLETRLFQVSNLLKQYGGNLTQQENVLQGQILAQQQAENASQMSQRELRDAIETLSQQLHEKSQKQMELHQHNLHLQEALQKVANFSGPCPQGWIWHGEDCYAFSSGPLDWGKSRENCLLLNAQLLKINSTDDLDFIQRAIAHSSSPFWVGLSLRKPNRSWLWEDGSPLKPRLFRLQGGSSQTHSRTCAYLQQGVVFAENCILAAFSICQKKADLWRSQPIGRI from the exons ctggcctttctttcttctccatggTGGTTCCCTGTGGCTATGACATTGGGTGTCATTTGCCTGGGCTTATTGGTGACCATCATAGTGCTGGAGACAAGGT TATTCCAGGTATCCAACCTCCTGAAGCAATATGGAGGGAACCTTACTCAGCAGGAGAACGTCTTGCAGGGGCAGATCTTAGCCCAGCAGCAGGCAGAAAACGCCTCCCAGATGTCACAGAGGGAGCTCAGGGACGCGATAGAAACCCTTTCCCAGCAGCTGCATGAGaaatctcaaaaacaaatggaACTCCACCAGCACAACCTGCATCTCCAAGAGGCTCTGCAGAAAGTGGCAAACTTTTCAG GCCCTTGTCCACAAGGCTGGATCTGGCATGGGGAAGACTGTTACGCGTTCTCCTCTGGACCATTGGACTGGGGAAAGAGCCGGGAGAACTGCCTGCTCTTGAATGCTCAGCTGCTGAAAATTAACAGTACAGATGATCTG GACTTCATCCAGCGAGCCATTGCTCATTCTAGCTCTCCATTCTGGGTAGGGTTATCTCTGAGGAAACCCAACCGCTCATGGCTCTGGGAAGACGGTTCTCCTTTGAAGCCCCGCTT GTTCAGGCTCCAGGGTGGTTCTTCCCAGACACACTCACGCACCTGCGCATACCTCCAACAGGGAGTGGTTTTTGCTGAAAACTGCATTTTAGCTGCGTTCAGCATATGTCAGAAGAAGGCAGATCTGTGGAGATCGCAGCCGATTGGAAGGATCTAG